The genome window TGGTCTTTGCATCATGAAGGAGTGCAAGcactcccctcccccgcgaCGGGGCGGCGACAACGCCAGAGACACCGGATGTGTGACAGTCAACACCGAGCCTCTAGCTCGATGTccaccatcatcatcgaTTGAAAACCCATCACAGCTTAAAGTCAgcggcgtcctcgcgcgtAGGGATAGAGATCAGAAAACGATGAATCACCAACTCCGCCTCCCCGCCCCGGTTTGTACAGTGGGGCGTTGCGCAAGCGCAGGACTTGGATTTCTGTCCGCCCATCGAAAGTTTTCATCCGTGTGTGGGGGATGGACTCACCATAATAAGATATCAGCCCCGGAAGAAGATTGACGATCTGCAACTAGCTGTGGCTGTCTGTCAGTTTGATTCAAAGCAATAAAAAGCTCAAGGTGCGCTCAGCCAAGGCTGAAAGTGTCTCGTCAATCGCGGCAGAGCCGGTTACGAATGAGGTAAAGTATGGTTGTGGTTGTTCGTCACAGCGCACGTTGACTACTCACTCAGAATGTTTCCGATATCGGCGCCGTCAGTTGGATCGACATGTTAGTATCTGCCGTTAGCGTCACTCGCAGACGGAAGAAAAAGAGGGCGTCAGGTCATGTGTAGAGAGTCCGCACGCAGACCGGTCCTACCCGGCGCCACGGCTAACCTCGAGAGGTTCCACCGCTTAGGAGTTGGATTGTAGTGTTCATCAAGCAGGAAGAGTGTGGACGACTTACTGTGAGCAGGAATATGGATGGAGTGGGGAGAAAGTCAAGACATGGTGGAAGACATGCGCGTTGAGATGAGAGTGAATGTCAAAGTTGGAGATGCTGTTGAGCAAAATGTAGGACCCAGAGGATGGGAGAGCCACGTGTTATATGACGTGGGGAAAAGAGGTGGTCGAATGATACGAATGCTTCCGTCGTGCTTGGTGTCGTGCATTCACGAAGACGTCACCTTGAACTTTGAATTAGCCGGCCGCCCTAGTATCAATGGCTAATTCTCTACTATTAAGGAGAATTAGGAGAAAGACACGCAACAACTCCTCGGTTTCTGTCTCAACTCAAACTCAACTACACTCTCGAACCACTCGTCCGCTTCTTGTCCATCACAGTAACCCTCACAATCCTTACCGAGGCCATCGCCACCATGTCCTCATTCTCCCAACGTAACATGTTCGACGTGCTTGACGTGCACCAgcacgtcgaggatgaagagTCGGACCTTGAAGAGTGCGTCCGCTTCTGACTAATCTGACAGAAGACCCGAGCCTGAGCCGTCCGCGGTGACACCCAGTGCAcccaccgcgccgctcaCCAAATCTGCCAAGAAACGCGCTCGCGCTAGggctgctgcggctgccaAGGCGAACGGGGCGAACGGCAAGAGCGCCGACGCTCAGGAGCCTCCAGCCGCCTCAACGGCGAAGCAGGTGTCGgagcccaagcccgagcccgaggtcgCACAGCCTGCACCGCAGGTATCCCAACCCCCATTCTCCActcccgcccccgccccgGCTGCGCCACCGGCCGCTACCACGGTCGCCAAGCAGCCGCGCGAGGCTTCGCCGcccacgtcgccgacgtTCGCCCCGTCGCTCCCCGAgtctcttcctcatcctgTCAGGGATGCATCCCCCGCGAaccgcaagcgcaaggcgcCTGCGGACTTTACACCCGCTGGCCCCGGAGCCGCGTtcacgccgacctcgccgtccaAGAACAGCGTCAAGTTTGAGGACCCGGTCCCCGGGGTCCCCAAGAACTATGTCAAGTTTGAGGACGGCGTACTCGCTGGCGAgggccgcgacggcgagacaACGATCCCCCGTGCCCCCCAGCCGGTGCAGGCTCCGCCGCCCAAGAAGAACCAGAACGCCATCGAGCGGACGGTGTGGACGCTCATCATGATCTTCGGCTTCATTAGTGGGTTCAACGCCGGGCGCTCGGCTGGCTTTGGCAGCGGAGTGCTGGACCCGCCTGCTTTGTTCGTcactgaccccagctctCCTCTTAATGGGTCACCCATGCATGATCATCCTCGTCATGGTCTGCCAGGCGATCGTGTACAAGGAGATTTCTGCGCTCTTTGATCTGCGTGACCGTGCGTTGTCTGCCACCGAATCCGCTGACACTCAGAGGGCTCCAAGTCTCTCAAGCAAGTCGGCGACTGGAGCAAGTCGCTCAACTGGTACTTCTTTGTCGTCACCAACTACTTCCTCTACGGCGAAAGCATCATCTACTACTTCAAGCACATTGTGTTTGTTGACGCGTACTTTGTGCCCTTTGCCAAGAACCACCGCTTCATCAGCTTCATGCTGTACATCTTAGGTGAGTACGCCAGCGGTGTAGTGTCGCCGCCGGTCTTCGGTCGCGGTTCTCCTCGCACAAGCCCCTTTGAGCCTTCCGCTCTTGGCACTGACTAACCCCAGGCTTCGTCGCGTtcgtcgccaacctccAGCGCCAGTACCTGCGCCAGCAGTTCGCCCTGTTCTGCTGGGTGCACATCACGCTCCTTCTCATTGTCGTGTCGTCGCACTTTATCGTCAACAACATTCTCGAGGGTATGATCTGGTTCTTCGTACCAGCCTCGCTCGTCATCTGCAACGACATCTTCGCCTATATCTGTGGCAAGTTGTTCGGCCGCACGCCGCTCATCAAGCTGTCTCCCAAGAAGACGGTCGAGGGCTTTGTCGGCGCGTTCATCTGCACCCTCATCTTCGGCATCGGGTGGGGCACCTTCTTCCAGCAGTTCAACTACTTCATCTGCCCGGCCAAGGACCTCAGTGTCACCATCTTCTCCGACATCCAGTGCAAGCCCAACCCTGTCTTCCTCTGGAAGGAGTTTGAGTGGACTGGCGCCGTGCGCACCATCCTGACTGCCATTGTGAGTTTCCATCCGCCGCTCCTGCTGACCGCAGCTCGGACACGCGCCAGCCCCGGTCTGGTACAAGCCGTACCAGCTGCACGTGATCGCAATGGCCACCTTCGcctcgctcgtcgcgccctTTGGTGGCTTCTTCGCGTCGGGCTTCAAGCGCGCGTTCAACATCAAGGACTTTGGCCACTCGATTCCCGGTCACGGCGGCATGACCGACCGCATGGACTGTCAGTTCATGATGGGCATCTTTGCCTACGTGTACTACTCGTCTCTCATCCGCGTCCAGAACGTGACCGTCGGTGGCATCCTGCAGACCGTTGTCGTTTcgctcaccaccaccgagcagctcgagctcctcgacgacctcaagcGCTACCTTTCGGGGCAGGGCGTTGCCGGTCTCTAAGACGAAAAGGTGGATGCACGTCCGCTGTGAATACCCTAGATAGAAACGCCCGCGCTCGCATCAGGTAATGTCATGCATGATCTATCTCTGTCTGCGGCGGGGTGCTGGTAGGTGGATGCCTGAGTCTACCAGAACTCGACCTCCCTTCCCGCTGCATCTCACCTGCCCTGAAACAAGTTTCTAACATGTAACCCGGCCTGGTTTCGGCATCTCTCATCCGTCATATGCGTTTTCGGGGATAGTGTTGTAGACGGTGACTCGATTGTAGACGGCTCCCGGTGGCCAGAACATTCGAGGTTCACGTTATCTGTGATTAAGATTCAGTTTCCGTCAGCCACGCACAAGAATCCGGTACCCGGGTATCCAGATCTCCAGCAGGCTGCAGGGAAGAATTCACTTCGAGCTGTGGCTGCCACACTGGTGCTAGCCGGGGAAACGCGCTGTGCATTCATCCAAGACATCCGCGCCGTGAGATGTGTCCACCAAGGCAGGCGACATCGTAACATAGTGAAAAACAGTCTCTGATCTTATAGCGGCTAGTATGGGAAAAACAGCCTCTGATCGTATAGTGGCTAGTACGGGAAAAACAGTCTCTGATCGTCTAGTGGCTAGTACAGGAAAAAAACAGTCTCTGATCGTATAGTGGCTAGTATGCTCGCTTGTCATGAATGACCGCGGGAGACCGGAGTTCAATTCTCCGTCAGAGAGAAGCGCGCGAACGTTCGTTTTTGGATGGCCTGAGGGGGTGACGTCCAAGAGGACCGAGCACATTGACGTGATGTGTCGCTGTTGTCTTCGCGTCAGAGTCTGAGTCGACTCGCGCGAACGGACAAGATCCTGTCGACTGCTCGTGAATCCGAGTGTGTTACACGAGCTGAATTGCGAATGGGGTACCGATGCCGCTGGGTCTATGACCTTTGAGAGATATGAAACCGAGTCTAAACGGGGATGGCCTGGAAAGGAAACCGTCCAACGAGTGTGGGCTCTGATGGCCAAAGGAACTGGTATCCGCACCTGATCAATCCCAGGCAGGCATGGGAACACTCCTTGGAAATCCACCCTGTTCGGTTCCTTCTGTCCCACACCCATACCTTCGACCGGTTTGGCTGTATAGACTGCGTGCCGACGTCACTGCTCGTAATCAGAGGCGCCTGCAGCCTTGGACTTTTCCCTACGTCGGGGTTGGGATAGGCGTGACGACGCTCCCGTCACCAGATTACCACCGTACTCCACAACCCCTGGTATCCCTCTCGACGAGCAACAACCTTCTCCGAGGCTCGCAAACTCGAACCAGGTTTGCCTGCTACTCTTGTAACTGATCGCCGCTGGCCATCAACGCCTTGGCACCACCAACGAGCAGCCGTCCTTGTGGTGTAGTGGTTTATCATGCTCTCTTTGGGTTGCAATGGGAGCGGTCCCGCGTTCGACTCGCGGCAGGGACCGGCTGGTAGTGTGTTAAGCGCAACCAAGCCTTTTTAGAGCGCCGCCAATGTGACATATGGACTGTGCGGGCCGCGTGAcggaaggaaggaggtgTGGTCAGTTGAGTTGAACAGCCAGTGGTCTGGTCTGGCTTGGGTCTGGGCTGAGTCGATCGACAATTTATGCATAAAGAGGCAAGCTAAACGAAAGAAATACGAGTGTCCGGACGTGTATGGCTCTTCGTGAGTGTAGACAAGTGTGACGACTCACCAATCACTTGAACCAGACGATGAATGTCGATCGATTACGATGGAGCCTAAAAGCGAGGCTATTTTCAATCCTCGTTCAATATCAATTCTCACCTGGCGGCTAGGCTTTCCCTTGATGATGCTCTTGACGAGGCAAGTGCATCCCTTGCACTTGATGAGGTCTTTGCGGATGTTGTAGATCTTGTTACGCAGGCCGTACACGGCCTTGATGGCGGTCGTCGCGTATCCCTCAGTCTTGCggatctcctccttgtcggcgtTGAGCCTAGTTTCAAGAGAGTTGATCTTGGTCTGGATCTTGTCTGACTCCTTGGACTCGACATAGTCAATAAAGCTAGCAAAGTACTTTGCAcggagctcggcaaggtcCTCGCGGTGCCAGTGGCGCCTCTGGATGGCTGTGACGCATTCCTGGTCGAAACGGGCCAAGCTGGCGACCGCGGCGTGGAACTCGGTTTGGGCCTCGGTGAGGGACGCGGTGATGATGCAGAAGGTGCAGTTGGCCAtgttggaggagggaaaAGGAGTGGGGTAGTGGCGGATGGTCGGTGGGTTTTCTCGTTGGTCGCTTCTTATCTTGTACTGAAGCTGGATGATTGGGGGCTAGAATGGAGACGATGCGGTATGTGCAGGGACTAAGGCGATCAACAACGTGATGGACGGAGCGAACCGGTGATGCAATGTTGTACATCGCAGAACGATCTGGCTCTAGGGTTGGGGCAAAGGAAGCAGCCAGAGCCCTGGTAGACGACAGAGAGGTGCTGGCGATGGATTTTAGACTTGCCTGCGATGAAAGCCGAGCACGAGCGGCCGTGGCAATCACGTTCATTTTTCGCAACCCTGATGGTTATCTGCCACCGTTGATGGGACAGGTGCATCCTCTGCCATCGATCGCAGCCCCGTCTGTCGTTGCATGTCAAAGGGATGACGGATCGGGGTGCGACCCGTATCAGCGCTGCGAATCCAAGCTGCGGCAACTGGTAATGTCAGGCACTGTGGCGGGTTGCGAGTTGGTGATGAATGTGCCACTGTCGGAAGCATATCGACAGCAGGGGCGAGACGCAAAGTTCCTTGCCACACCACGGTAGCCACCTGGCATTTGGACCATGCGTACCCGGCCAAGACGAGGTAAACTATGCATCAGAAGGGCTAGACCAATACCATTAATGCAAACTACAACGACGGAGAGTTTGAGCGAGGGGGGCCACGTCTGCAATTAGCGTCTCCAGAGCAGAAACACTCACTGGTACAGGACCTGGTGACAAGGGCACATGCTGTGTGCGCCGTACATCCCCTCCACGGCATCAAGCTGTTCCTGGAACGTCTGGTGGGCGCGAGTCACGGCCTGGGACATTTCGTTGA of Cutaneotrichosporon cavernicola HIS019 DNA, chromosome: 4 contains these proteins:
- the CDS1 gene encoding uncharacterized protein (Belongs to the CDS family) — protein: MSSFSQRNMFDVLDVHQHVEDEESDLEEPEPEPSAVTPSAPTAPLTKSAKKRARARAAAAAKANGANGKSADAQEPPAASTAKQVSEPKPEPEVAQPAPQVSQPPFSTPAPAPAAPPAATTVAKQPREASPPTSPTFAPSLPESLPHPVRDASPANRKRKAPADFTPAGPGAAFTPTSPSKNSVKFEDPVPGVPKNYVKFEDGVLAGEGRDGETTIPRAPQPVQAPPPKKNQNAIERTVWTLIMIFGFITLLLMGHPCMIILVMVCQAIVYKEISALFDLRDQGSKSLKQVGDWSKSLNWYFFVVTNYFLYGESIIYYFKHIVFVDAYFVPFAKNHRFISFMLYILGFVAFVANLQRQYLRQQFALFCWVHITLLLIVVSSHFIVNNILEGMIWFFVPASLVICNDIFAYICGKLFGRTPLIKLSPKKTVEGFVGAFICTLIFGIGWGTFFQQFNYFICPAKDLSVTIFSDIQCKPNPVFLWKEFEWTGAVRTILTAILGHAPAPVWYKPYQLHVIAMATFASLVAPFGGFFASGFKRAFNIKDFGHSIPGHGGMTDRMDCQFMMGIFAYVYYSSLIRVQNVTVGGILQTVVVSLTTTEQLELLDDLKRYLSGQGVAGL